DNA sequence from the Colletotrichum destructivum chromosome 9, complete sequence genome:
TCCTTCAGCCGAGACGGGTTGCGTTCTGCTGACGAGCATTGCAAAGAAAAGCTTGTAGATTCTGTGGCTCCCAAGGTGTGGTCAGAGTTCCTTGCTCTCATGGAACTGCCAATAGAAACCGGTCGTTGGATTCCAATGCGGGACTTGGAGGCGCGCGCAGAGACGACCAGACCGATCGAACAGACCAGGGGCCAAACCGGGGACCAAGCCGAGACGTTGCCGCGGGACGGTCTTGAATACCGTCAGAAGTCTCCTTTGGTCCGGGAAGCTATTTAGATGTCACCCCCGCTGGAGGTTATAGTCTCGAAAGAGGGCGAGGTGGTCCCGGTGATCAAGGTAGTGTGCTAGGAAGAATCTTGCGATCGGTGTTATAAGGGATTGACTACTCTGGGTTGGGTTTTGATCTTGAGGGTTAACGGCTGATTCCGACCTTACGACGGTGACTTTCGCCAGGCAACGTATCCAAGGAGTTTTTGGGAGTGGACATTGAAGGGAAGAATCGTTATAGAGACTAGAACTGAGGACTTTAGCCATGGACAGTCGTTCTTTTGCTGTTTACCAGGCCGAATTCAAGATGTTTTGAAGCCCGTAACTGCTTGTACCAGAAATCTGGGACGCAGATATCGTGTGCGCCATCGAAGAGGGGAGTTAATTGCAGTTTGCAGTAGCATCTCTCCACCTGTCCGAAGTAGCGGACTCAACCAGGCCGATCAATCTCGTGCGTAACGCCTTGATGCAATGAGAAACATCCTTTCCCATCAAACGCTGCCAGAAGACGTGGTATACGTTGGCCGTTGACCGCCGCGGTGTCAttcgacccccccccccccccccccaagcgCAAGGTTTACACAAAAGCCGGCTTGGGAACAGGCAAAGCAGTACCGGGATCAAATCTATCAAGTCCGCTGCGAGGAATCGAGAGCTTTGGTGGTGATTGCATTCGGGGAATATTAAAACTGCGTTCAAAACTGGACAAGCTCATTGCTTTGTGCATCTGAACAAAAGCAAGCATGTATTTGAGTGTCAATGTAGAGTGGCACAGCAGCAATATTTGGGCCTAATCCGAAACATATAGCTCCTGGAAAGACAAAGCCGCCGGCCTCAATATTTCTTGCTTTCTTTAAATAAAGTGGTTTAACTATTCGAAGAAGTCCAGATCAACGTCTCCAGAAAACCAGCTGTCAGTCTCCTACTAGATGTGTTTTCGCCGAACGTGATAGAGCAAAAACCATAATGAATGATTCCAGCGAGCCTACCAAGTTCGAATGGAGTATTAAGATATTCAGACTGAAGTGAGAGGATACCAGGCGTAGTTCTATTGCCTactggaggagaagaaatgATATGCCTGACGGTAGACTTACCGACTCCATGTCACCTTGCAGCTTTGCCCGTTATCTCCTGCGCGGAGCCCTCCATCAAGAGAATCGCTCATTCGGTGTGTGGTGGCTAATGACTTTTGTGCAGGGATTATCGGTTGGTGGTGCACAGTATTTCGAGCCAGTCTTGGAAAGACACACTCCCAGGGGTGGGTGACTCGGTTTGCAGCCCTCTTGTCAAGGACCGAAGACAGCCTTTCAAGCTAAAATGGTAGAGCGGCAACAATGCGGTTCGATTCGGCATGCTGTGCTGAGTCTAGGGCATTTGGTGTAGACGTAGAGTAAGTAAGGCGATGGCTTCTGGGAAGAGACGCCATCGGACAGTCAAAATGCCACGGGATAGTTGTCGCAACTCCAAGGGCAAGCATGAGTTACACAATGCCGACGCTTTCCACGGTGCTGGGCAGTGATGCGTACGATGCCATTTATTTGGAAAACGTCTGATGTGCCAACGGAATCTGTGAAGGCTAGCGGATTGGTATCACAGTTGGTACTAGCCGGGTCCTGCATGTAGGCTCTCCCGAAAGAACCCGGCAATATCACGAGACTCGATGTCACTGGCAGAGTAATGATGTATCGAATGACAAGTCGACACGTGCTTTACCGCCCAGACTGTCGCACCGTCCAGAGCCGACGAGGTTATACTCTCCTCTAAATAGGGAACATTTGCGAACAGATTCCGATGGGAAACAAGTCGAGAGACGCACTGGGTTCTAGTTACACTGCTTCGTTGCTGGTAAGAGGTTTGGCTGCGTGACGGAATGGATCCAATACCATGTCTTAAGGAGGACTGAAAACCGATATTTTAATGTTGAAAACTGACTGGGAGGGTATGTATGGCTGGCGATGTGTTGTCGATGTGAAAGTCCACATTGGTAGGTAGTGTGGTAGACAAGTGGAAGTTGAGTCGCTCAATGAAGATGAAGGTATTAGTGGTACGTACCTTGGATGCCGGTGGCCAGTGGAAGTGCCGAAGTTCTTCCGAGATTCTGAGGTAGCAGCACACCTCGGTGAGGCCCCAGGTGCCTGCCCCCGGACCTCTGGTGGGGCCGCTTGTTAGGAATCGAAGCTCCAGTCTTGTGGAGGGGCTGCGTCTTGATGGTGATCTGCCGACAGACACCTTTGGTCGCATATTCGCCAACGAcgcaacacacacacacacacacacacacacaattACTCACCATATCATGCGATAACtgaagaaaaaaggcttcaAAACAGTAACCATGTCTGTGATTCTTTGCACAGGTAAGTGGCCTCCCTACATCCACATTCTTTGTTTCTTGCTCTCCTGCCAGGAGATACTGAGACTGATTGCTAATGTTTGTTTATTGTAGCGGGCTACGATCACACAATCAGGTAGAACAGAACTGCAAGCACTGGCGGTAATAAAAGTTTGGTCTTGACTAATACTCCTTCGTCTCCAGATTCTGGGAGGCCCTCTCCGGCATCTGTTCGCGCACGATCCAACACCCCGATTCTCAGGTCAATCGTCTCTGCATCTCCCCCGACAAGCGCTTCCTTGCCGCCGCAGGCCACCACACGGTCAAGCTCTACGACATCAAGTCGACAAATCCGAACCCGCTGTTGACATTCGAGGGCCACACGGGCAATATCACCGGCGTTGCCTTCCATTGCGAGGGCAAGTGGATGGTCACCAGCTCCGAGGACGGAACCGTCAAGATTTGGGAGACGCGTAGCGGCCAGGTCCAGCGTAGCTACAACCACGGCTGTCCCGCCAACGATGTCGTGATCCACCCAAACCAAGGCGAGATAATTAGCTGCGACCGCCAGGGAAGCGTCCGTGTCTGGGATCTGGCCGAGAACAACTGCTCGCACCAACTGATCCCCGAAGAGGAcgtctccgtctcgagcGTCACGGTCGCCAGCGATGGTTCTCTGCTATGCGCTGCTAACAATGGAGTAAGCAGGCCCCCGGTGCTGGAACCGCGGCGCGCGACACAACTGAGCTGATGAGAAAGTAGGGAAACGTTTTTGTGTGGCAGCTGATACAAGCCTACGATCGGACACAGCTCCTCCCCGTGACGCACTTCAACGCGCACAAGGAGTACATCACGCGCATTCTTCTCTCGC
Encoded proteins:
- a CDS encoding Putative WD40/YVTN repeat-like-containing domain superfamily is translated as MSVILCTAGYDHTIRFWEALSGICSRTIQHPDSQVNRLCISPDKRFLAAAGHHTVKLYDIKSTNPNPLLTFEGHTGNITGVAFHCEGKWMVTSSEDGTVKIWETRSGQVQRSYNHGCPANDVVIHPNQGEIISCDRQGSVRVWDLAENNCSHQLIPEEDVSVSSVTVASDGSLLCAANNGGNVFVWQLIQAYDRTQLLPVTHFNAHKEYITRILLSPDVKKLATCSADHTARIWEVKDLEPAADQEPKPFPLEATLTGHQRWVWDCAFSADSAYLVTACSDHYARLWELHSQQIIRQYNGHHRGAVCVALNDYSESAR